The Pseudodesulfovibrio senegalensis nucleotide sequence TTACGACAAGGTCCGTTCCTTGCTTGAATCGATTCGGGAAACCTATCCGAACCCCAAGGTCGTGGAAGCACGTCTTCGTGCCCTGAAAGGGCAAAAATAGCCGAATAAACGGTCATTGCCGTACAAAAGCCCCCTGTTCGACGCCGAACAGGGGGCTTTCATGTCTGCATTCATCTTTTGCGTTCATGAAATTGCCGGAGAACAACGTCAATGCAATCCGGGTTTTTGTTTGAAACCACCATTATCCTATTGTTTGTAGGGGAATTATTCTTTTGTATCAGATGGATGTGTGCAATCCGAATATTGGGGAAAGTGGCGCAGCGGCAAAAAAACTTTGCCGCTTTGCACAAAAAAGGCAATTTTCAGACAAAAACAACCCTGCTTTTTGGCGCAAATGCATATTTATGATGACACTTATGTCAAAAGTTGATAGGAGTCTTCGCCTATACACAATAATTGTTAAGGAGTGCTGAAACAATGAATTGGCCAAAAAGCAACGATGTTCTCGGCAGTGTGAACCGCGGCAACGCAATCGAATCCGGGCTCTGCACACTGTGCCGCGCCGACTGTCAGGGTAAATGTGAAACCTGGTTGTCTTCCCTGCGTGGGCGCGAAATCCTGTATCCCCGCGATTTCGGTCTGGTTACGGCGGGCAGCGGCAACACAACCCATGTGGGTGTTTCCTACAATTCCCTGCGTATTCAGGGGTTGAACTACGGCGCGTTCGGCTCCGTGAATACCGAAGAAGACCTGCTGTTCACGGACGTGAGTCTGGAAACCTCGTTCGGCGCCGAGGAAAAGACCAAATGTCGCGTTCCGTTCATGACCGGTGCGCTGGGTTCCACTTTCATCGCCGCCAAGTACTGGGATTCCTTTGCCGCGGGTTGCGCGCTCGTGGGCGCGCCCATCGTGGTGGGTGAAAACGTGGTGGGCGTGGACCGCGAATCCGAAATCAGCAAGGGCCGCATCACCAAGGCGCCCGAGCTGGAACGCCGCATCGACACCTACATGCGCTATTACGATGGCTATGGCGCCATCATCGTGCAGATGAACGTTGAAGACACCCGCAACGGCGTGGCCGAATACCTGGCTGAAAAGTATGGCGACAAGGTCATCATCGAACTCAAGTGGGGACAGGGCGCCAAGAATATCGGCGGCGAAATCGAGGTCACCAGCCTGGATTACGCACAGTTCCTCAAGGATCGCGGCTACCTCGTGGACCCGGATCCGGAAAAGCCCGAGGTTCAGGAAGGTTTCAGGCGCGGCGCCATCAAGCATTTCGCCCGCCACAGCCGTCTGGGCTACACCAATCTTTCCACGTACGATCAGGTCCACGACGAGTTCATGACCTCGGTCAACTACCTGCGCAAGCTTGGCTTCAAGCGCATTTCGCTCAAGACCGGCTCCTACGGCATGGAAGCGCTGGCCATGGCCATCAAGTTCGCCTCCGAAGCCGAACTGGATCTTCTGACCATGGACGGTTCCGGCGGCGGTACCGGCATGAGCCCGTGGAACATGATGGAAAGCTGGGGCGTGCCTTCCATCCTGCTGCACGCCAAGGCGCATGAATATGCCAGCCGTCTTGCCGCACGCGGCAAACGCGTGGTGGACATGTCCTTTGCCGGCGGTTTTGCCAAGGGAAGCAACATCTTCAAGGCCCTGGCCATGGGCGCACCCTACACCAAGATGATCTGCATGGGCCGCGCCATGATGATTCCCGGTTTTCTCGGTTCCAACATCGAGGGCGTGCTGCACCCGGAACGCCGCGAAAAGGTCTGCGGCAACTGGGACAAGCTCCCGGCAGCGGTCTCCCGCTACGGCTCCACGGCCGAGGAAATCTTCGCCTGCTATCAGGATGTGGAGAAGAAGGTGGGCAAGGACGAGATGAAGAACGTGCCTCTGGGCGCGGTGGCCATCTGGTGCCTGGTGGACAAGCTCTCCGCAGGACTGCAGCAGCTCATGTGCGGCGGCCGCAAGTTCTCTCTGGAGGACATCACCCGTGCGGACATCGCATCCGGAAACCGCGAAACCGAACGGGAAACCGGCGTCCGCTTCATCACCGACGTGATGGACGAGACCGCAAAGAAGATTCTGGACATGTAGATTCAGATACGCACATCAGCTCATTCAAGGGTCCGGACAATCGTCCGGACCCTTTTTTGTTGATAATTTGTTTCATTTACTAACGGCTTTGACAGTGCGTTTGAAAAGGATCAACGTAAAAATAGGTAAATCCAAAAACAGGGGATGATTCATGGGCGGATCAGCAAGGACACGAACGCATGCGCGAGCCGCGGTATTCTGGGTGCTGCTGGCTGCATGTTTGTTCCCTGCCCAGTCCCATGCCGCCCGGCATGCCTGCCATCACATTCTGCTGGTCAGCTCTTACAGCACCCGCCTGCAATGGAGTGCGGACATCTGCGAGTCCGTTCGGGAAAATATCTACGCCGATGATTATTGCGCCGAGATAACGACCGAATACATGGACACCAAACGATACACCTCGGACGAACATTACCAAAGCCTCACGCGCATGTTCGAGCGCAAATACACCGGTGTTCATTTTGACCTCATCATCACGGCGGACGACAATGCGGCCCGGTTTGTCCTGGGTCTGCGCAAGCGCCTTTTTCCCGGTGTGCCCATGGTCTTTTGCGGGGTCAACGACCTCGACATGGGCAAGAAATTCGACCTTTCCAACACGACCGGGGTTTACGAGGAAGTCGACTTGGCCATGACCGTTGCCGTGATCATGACCCAGAATCCGGACGTGGAAACTATTTATGTGGTCAATGACCGGACCACCACTGGCCTGGCCAACAAGGATCAGTTGGACGCGGTCATGATGGAATTCAAGAACCGGGTGCGGTTCAGGATGTTGCAGGATCTGAGCATGGAGGAAATGCTTCATGCGCTCTCGGATCTGCCGCAAAAGAGCGCGGTTCTGCTCCTGAGCTTTGTTCAGGACCGGCTTGGAGAAAGTTTTACATTCCGACAGAGTATCGGGTTATTCCGTTCCGTGTGCAAACGGCCCATGTACGGCGTGTGGGATTTTTATCTGGGCAAGGGCATTGTTGGCGGCATGATCACCTCGGCCAGCGTGCAGGGGCAAAAGGCCGCGGAAATGGCCTTGCGCATTCTCGGTGGCGAGTCCGCGAGCTCGATTCCCATGCTGCGCAAGAGTCCCAATCAGTACATGTTCGATTACAATGAATTGCAGCATTTCGGCATTGCCGACCACTTTGTGCCGCAATCGAGCGTGATCATCAACGAGCCGCAGAGTTTCTGGCGCACGCATTTCAGGCTGGTGATGTGGGGGTCCATCACTATAGTCGTGCTTCTGTCGCTGATCATGTTCCTGAGCATCGCGGTCATGGCCCGGCGCAAGGCCGAATCCGAGCTTGAACGCATCAATGCCAGCCTTGAGGAACTGGTGGCCGAGCGAACCGATGAATTGCATCATCGCAGCATGGAGCTGGAGGGAGCCAACGCCAAGCTGCAGAAGCTCGACGAGCTCAAGACATCGCTCATGAACACGGTTTCCCATGATCTGCGCACGCCGCTCACGTCCATACTGGGTTTTGCCCTGCTCATCCGCAAGGAACTTTCCAAATTCTGTACGGGCACCTGTGCCGACGCATGTGAATTGCCCGGAATGCGGCGCGTGTTTTCCAACATGGACATCATCATCAAGGAAGCCGAGCGTTTGTCCCGCCTCATCAACGATTTTCTGGACATGTCGCGCCTGGATGCCGGCCGCATGCCGTGGCAGGACCGTGAAATTGATCCGGTGAAACTGGCTGCGGATGCCATCGAGGCCTATTCCGGTGCGTTTAGCGAAAATGCTGATGTGGAATTGATTGCCGAGATATCGGAAACCCTGCCGCCCATCGTCGCGGATTACGATCGTTTGCGGCAGGTGCTGGCCAATCTGCTTGCCAATGCCAAACGCTTTACGAACAAGGGCACGGTGACCCTCAGGGTGCGCGAACAGGACGGATACGTGCTTTTTGCCGTTGCTGATACGGGCACGGGCATTCCGGACGATGAACTCGAGCTGGTGTTCGACAAGTTCCATCAGGCCACGGACAACACCCTGCGCGACAATCTGACGGGCAAGGGCTCGGGCATGGGACTGGCCATCAGCCGCAGCATTGTGAAGCATTATGGCGGCCGTATCTGGGCGGACCACAATCCGGGCGGCGGGGCCGTGATCATGTTCACCATACCGGCACGGCGCGCTTGAGGCGTGTCGTACGCCTGACACGGGTTGTGATCACAACGACAAAAAAAGCCCCGGCAAACCGGGGCTTTTTCATTTGTGTGGGGTATGCCGCCGCTAGAGAATGGGCAGATATTTGTCCAGTTCGAATTCCGTGACCTGGGTACGGTATTCGTCCCATTCCGCGATCTTGTCTTCCACCAGCGCGGTGTGCAGGTGGTCGCCCAGCACTTCCTTCATGAATTTGGACTTCTTGAGCATCATGGCCGCTTCATACAGGGAACCGGGCAGGGCCTTGATCTTGTTGCGCTTGAGCTGGCGGGCGTTCATTTCGAAGATGTCTTCTTCCACCGGATCGGCCAACTTGTAGTTTTCATCCATGCCTCTGAGGCCTGCGGCCAGCATTACGGCAAAGCACAGGTACGGGTTGGCGGCCGGGTCCGGGCAGCGCAGCTCCATGCGGGTGGCGGCCTCCTTGCCCGGCTTGTACATGGGCACGCGCACCAGCGCCGAGCGGTTGCGGCGGGCCCAGGCCATGTAGACCGGGGCTTCATAGCCCGGAACAAGGCGTTTGTAGGAGTTGACCCACTGGTTGGTCACGCACACGAATTCCGGGGCGTGCTTGAGGATGCCCGCGATGTAGCTCTTGCCTTCCGCGGAAAGATGGTATTCGTCGGAAGCGTCGTAAAACACGTTTTTGCCATTTTTGAACAGGGACTGGTGCACGTGCATGCCCGATCCGTTTTCACCGAAGATGGGCTTGGGCATGAACGTGGCGTAGCAGCCGTGCTTGCGCGCGGTTTCCTTGACCACCACGCGGTAGGTCATGGCCGTGTCCGCCATGCGCAGGCCTTCGTCGTAGCGCAGGTCGATTTCATGCTGGGAAGGGGCAACCTCGTGGTGCGAGTATTCGACCTTCATGCCCATGGCTTCCAGCGCGAAGATGATGTCGCGGCGGATGTTGTTGCCGAGATCCAGCGGGGGTGCGTCGAAATAGCCGCCCCGGTCGAGGATTTCCGTGTCCTGGTCGTCGGCAAAGGTGAAGAATTCAAGCTCGGGTCCCACGTAGTAGGTGAAGCCCTTTTCCGCTGCCTGGGCAATGACCTTTTTGAGGATGTAGCGGGAATCCGCGGCAAAGGGTGCGCCGTCCGGGGTGACCACGTCGCAGAACATGCGTGCCACCGGGCGTTCCGTGGGCCGCCATGAGCATATCTGGAAGGTGGTGGGGTCGGGCATGGCCACCATGTCGGATTCGTCGATGCGGCAGAATCCCAGAATGGACGAACCGTCGAAGCCCATGCCTTCCTCAAAGG carries:
- a CDS encoding sensor histidine kinase; this translates as MGGSARTRTHARAAVFWVLLAACLFPAQSHAARHACHHILLVSSYSTRLQWSADICESVRENIYADDYCAEITTEYMDTKRYTSDEHYQSLTRMFERKYTGVHFDLIITADDNAARFVLGLRKRLFPGVPMVFCGVNDLDMGKKFDLSNTTGVYEEVDLAMTVAVIMTQNPDVETIYVVNDRTTTGLANKDQLDAVMMEFKNRVRFRMLQDLSMEEMLHALSDLPQKSAVLLLSFVQDRLGESFTFRQSIGLFRSVCKRPMYGVWDFYLGKGIVGGMITSASVQGQKAAEMALRILGGESASSIPMLRKSPNQYMFDYNELQHFGIADHFVPQSSVIINEPQSFWRTHFRLVMWGSITIVVLLSLIMFLSIAVMARRKAESELERINASLEELVAERTDELHHRSMELEGANAKLQKLDELKTSLMNTVSHDLRTPLTSILGFALLIRKELSKFCTGTCADACELPGMRRVFSNMDIIIKEAERLSRLINDFLDMSRLDAGRMPWQDREIDPVKLAADAIEAYSGAFSENADVELIAEISETLPPIVADYDRLRQVLANLLANAKRFTNKGTVTLRVREQDGYVLFAVADTGTGIPDDELELVFDKFHQATDNTLRDNLTGKGSGMGLAISRSIVKHYGGRIWADHNPGGGAVIMFTIPARRA
- a CDS encoding glutamate synthase-related protein; this encodes MNWPKSNDVLGSVNRGNAIESGLCTLCRADCQGKCETWLSSLRGREILYPRDFGLVTAGSGNTTHVGVSYNSLRIQGLNYGAFGSVNTEEDLLFTDVSLETSFGAEEKTKCRVPFMTGALGSTFIAAKYWDSFAAGCALVGAPIVVGENVVGVDRESEISKGRITKAPELERRIDTYMRYYDGYGAIIVQMNVEDTRNGVAEYLAEKYGDKVIIELKWGQGAKNIGGEIEVTSLDYAQFLKDRGYLVDPDPEKPEVQEGFRRGAIKHFARHSRLGYTNLSTYDQVHDEFMTSVNYLRKLGFKRISLKTGSYGMEALAMAIKFASEAELDLLTMDGSGGGTGMSPWNMMESWGVPSILLHAKAHEYASRLAARGKRVVDMSFAGGFAKGSNIFKALAMGAPYTKMICMGRAMMIPGFLGSNIEGVLHPERREKVCGNWDKLPAAVSRYGSTAEEIFACYQDVEKKVGKDEMKNVPLGAVAIWCLVDKLSAGLQQLMCGGRKFSLEDITRADIASGNRETERETGVRFITDVMDETAKKILDM
- a CDS encoding glutamine synthetase family protein, with protein sequence MDIPVFNCKNADDVLKAVKDYNVSFIQYWFVDILGTLKSFQITPSELEASFEEGMGFDGSSILGFCRIDESDMVAMPDPTTFQICSWRPTERPVARMFCDVVTPDGAPFAADSRYILKKVIAQAAEKGFTYYVGPELEFFTFADDQDTEILDRGGYFDAPPLDLGNNIRRDIIFALEAMGMKVEYSHHEVAPSQHEIDLRYDEGLRMADTAMTYRVVVKETARKHGCYATFMPKPIFGENGSGMHVHQSLFKNGKNVFYDASDEYHLSAEGKSYIAGILKHAPEFVCVTNQWVNSYKRLVPGYEAPVYMAWARRNRSALVRVPMYKPGKEAATRMELRCPDPAANPYLCFAVMLAAGLRGMDENYKLADPVEEDIFEMNARQLKRNKIKALPGSLYEAAMMLKKSKFMKEVLGDHLHTALVEDKIAEWDEYRTQVTEFELDKYLPIL